From the genome of Candidatus Woesearchaeota archaeon:
AGCCGCCAAAAGGGATTTTGTTATATGGTCCTCCAGGAACAGGAAAAACCTTGCTTGCTAAAGCAGTTGCTGCTTCAACAAGATCAACCTTTATTGAAATTGTAGGTTCTGAATTAGTGCAGAAGTTTATTGGAGAAGGAGCAAAACTAGTCAAAGAAATATTTGAGCTTGCGCGAAACAAAGCACCATCGATTGTATTCATTGATGAAATAGACTCTTTAGCTTCCCGAAGAATTGAAATTGGTACTTCAGGAGAAAGGGAAGTGCAAAGAACATTCATGCAATTGCTCGCAGAACTCGATGGTTTTAAAAACCTTGACAATGTTAAAATTATTGGTTGTACTAATAGAATAGATATTCTTGATCCTGCAATCATCAGGCCGGGAAGACTTGACCGATTAATTAAAGTAGATAATCCTAATAATGATGGTAAAAAACAGATTTTCAAAATTCATACTTCTAAAATGAGTTTAGATAAAAAAGTGAAAATTGAGGAAATAATTCAAAAGATGACTGAGTTTAGTGGTGCGGAAATCAAAGCTGTATGTACTGAAGCAGGTTACTTTGCAATCCGCGCCAACAGAATAAAGATTATGCACAAAGATTTTCTAGAAGCTATTGAAAAAGTCAAGCGTAAAGAAGCAGAAGACGAGACCTACATTAAGATGTTTGGATAGAGGGTACGTAATAAGTCTGGGGTTTTAGTGCCTATATTGTGAAGCTCTTTTTAGTCAACATCGGGGATTTTTCGGAGTGCCAGAGAGAAAAATCCAATCAAAACTACACTTCAAAAGCTGAACCGGCACTAAAACCATAGAAGACTTATTACGTACAATAGAGGGGCTGCGTAGAAATCCTACTCTATTTCCTTATAATCTTCACAATTCCTTTATCTGTATCTAATACAACCATATCTCCATCTTTTAACATCTTAGTTGCATATTTTGTACCAATTAAGCAAGGTTTATGCAACTCTCTGGCAACAATAGATGCATGACAAGTAATGCCTCCTTCATCAGTGATAATGGCTTTAGCTTTCTCCATGAGAGGAGCAAAATCTGGCGTAGTCATTGAGGTAACGAGAATAGCATTTTTTTCCATCTTGTTAAATTCAAGCACTCCTCGAATAATCTTAACTCTGCCTTTTACTTTTCCAGGAAAGGCACAAATTCCTTTTAATACCACATTTTTACTGCCATGTTTCTCTCTTATTTCAAAATTATTGTGCGTTATATCTATTTTTCCTTTATCAAATTTCATCTGCCAGGCATTTTTCTGTCTTTGTTTTATTCTTTCTTTATCAGCTTTCTTATTATTCTTCAGCAAATCTAAAATCTCTTGGTAGGTTAAACATACTAAGTCTTCTCGATTGATACCAAACTTCTTGCTTATTATTTCAAATAAATTAAGAATATTATAACCAACTTTGGTATATACATCTAATCGATAGGTCCTAAAATAAGCAAGCTCTTTTGCAAGCCAGATTTTAGTTTCATCTCTTTTCAATATATTGTATTTGGTTATTATTTTTTTAGTTTTTTGTTTATTGAAGTGATAGAATTGATCTAATTCCTCTATGTTCTCATCAATATCAATAGTACCTAATTGTTTAATTCTATCTTTGATCGTTTTTTCAGTCCATAACTGTCCACTCCATTTAGTATATGACAACCATTGATATTGTCTGAGATGATTTTGTATGTTTTTACGGTCAGGATTCTTTGCAATTTTATAAAGATGTAATAATTCATCAGATCCTTCGGTTGGTTTGGAAGATGATGTGAATAACTCAAAGTAATCATAGTTGTTAGTTTTGATATTTTCTTTAATAATCTTTTTTATCTCATCCTGAACAATATTTTCAACGAGAATAGGAAGATACATTGCAGGAGCAAACTCAAGGCATTTATTGCTGAAGGTTAAAAACAGTCCGAACATATTATTCTTTAGTTGTTTTGATTTCATCTGCTTAATTTCATTAGAAAATTCAATCAATTCCTGTGCTTTTTTATAAAAAATATTAAAAAATATTTGCAGAAATTCAAAATTTGTTTCCTTTAATTTCTTATCTAATAAGTTCTTAGCGATTTCTACTTCCTTTTGATCATAGTAATTAGAATAATCTATAATAAGATACTTATTTAATCCAATAGCAATCCCTAAGGCATCTTTAAAATAGTTTGTTTGAATACCGTTATAAAAATAAGAACTAATCAAAATACTCTGTCCTTTTCGTTCAACTACTTTGAGCCAGGTCATAAATCATTAATATGCGTTCAGATATATAATTTTTATTCTATTGCAACGTCTCTATGAAGATGCTATGTGCACGAATTAGTAGGATTTCTACGCAGTTGATAGATGAAGAAATAAAAAGTACGTGCTCATAAGTTACTTCCGTTCATCATCCTAGCGTCAGCTGGTGTTCACGAAGTCATTGCACGCAATACAAAGTAACATAATGATGTTTATAAAAGTTATGTCAATATTCCTTAAAAAAATAAAGAATTACCACCAACTGAATATTTTTCCCAAAAGATAAATGATAAATAAAATAAAGAGTACTACTATGACATCTATGCCGTTATTATCTCTTTTTTCTCTTGAGCCCATTGATTTCAACCCATATTTTGTTTAACTCTCTTTGAGTATTTATTTGTGCTTTTAATTACTATTACTAAGTGATATTCTAATTTCATACTAATTGCTCCCGCAACAAATCCTCAACCTTCTGCCGTCTTCTAATCAAAGTAACTTTTCCTTTATCAATCATTACTTCAGCAGGTAAAGGTCGTGAATTATAATTGCTTGCCATGCTAAACCCATATGCGCCAGCATCTTTAATCGCAAGAATATCACCTTCACGCACTTCAGATAACATTCTATCCTTACCAAATATGTCGCCAGATTCACAAATATTCCCTACAACAGTATATTTCTTCTTTTTTCGAGAAGAAGAACCATTAACAATCTCATGATAGCTGCCATACATTGTTGACCGCACTAAATGATTAAAACCAGTATCCAAAATAACATACATTGTTGTTCCACGTTGTTTCATAACAGTAACAGTACTTAACAACGTTCCTGCTTGTGCAACAATATATCTGCCAGGCTCAAAATACATAAACAAATTTCTGCCGTACTTCTTGCAAAAATCAGAGAATAAAGAACTTATCGCACGACCAAAAACATCAACAGCAAATTCTTTTTCATCAGGTTTGTAAGGGATGGGAAATCCGCTGCCAAAATCAATAAACTCCAGATTAGGAAAATGATGAGCACAATCTAAGATATTTTTTGCACTTTTAAGAAATAAATTAATATTTTTGATATAAGTACCAGTATGTTCATGCAACCCAATAATCTTAAGGTTATATCGATTAACTATGTTATTTACAGCAGACAATTCATCGAAAGCAATACCAAACTTAGTTTCTTTATGCCCGGTCATCAAATATTTATGGCCGCCTGCTTTAACACCTGGCATAAAGCGAAGACAAACATTT
Proteins encoded in this window:
- a CDS encoding proteasome-activating nucleotidase — encoded protein: METSAKNELESVMYSYTINAHKVEAENKLLKETVSQLQHELNKLRQPALMVCEVTEVSSKDTAIIKTPNGNKFLVHIAADCEPLKAGDHVLTEQKNLSIMNRIHNTKRFNVEKFVIIEKPQTKWEEVGGLTEQINEIKEVIELPLTSPKLFEKVGIQPPKGILLYGPPGTGKTLLAKAVAASTRSTFIEIVGSELVQKFIGEGAKLVKEIFELARNKAPSIVFIDEIDSLASRRIEIGTSGEREVQRTFMQLLAELDGFKNLDNVKIIGCTNRIDILDPAIIRPGRLDRLIKVDNPNNDGKKQIFKIHTSKMSLDKKVKIEEIIQKMTEFSGAEIKAVCTEAGYFAIRANRIKIMHKDFLEAIEKVKRKEAEDETYIKMFG
- the lysA gene encoding diaminopimelate decarboxylase, whose translation is MAESTFAGVLISTLVKKYGSPLYVYDAAVIRKQYHTLFNALTWQKKQLLYAAKANTNMALLKLLCNEGAWLDVVSPFELEIGLQAGFKPQQILYTVSSITDEEIRFVMSKKVLLNIDSLSGLERFGTLFPGKNVCLRFMPGVKAGGHKYLMTGHKETKFGIAFDELSAVNNIVNRYNLKIIGLHEHTGTYIKNINLFLKSAKNILDCAHHFPNLEFIDFGSGFPIPYKPDEKEFAVDVFGRAISSLFSDFCKKYGRNLFMYFEPGRYIVAQAGTLLSTVTVMKQRGTTMYVILDTGFNHLVRSTMYGSYHEIVNGSSSRKKKKYTVVGNICESGDIFGKDRMLSEVREGDILAIKDAGAYGFSMASNYNSRPLPAEVMIDKGKVTLIRRRQKVEDLLREQLV